Below is a genomic region from Bacillales bacterium.
GCTTTTCATGTTTGCTTCTTTGACGGCGCTCGGATCCGCGTTTCTTGATAATGTGACGACGGTGCTTCTTCTCGTCCCGATTGTTTTAACGATTACGGACATCCTCGCCCTCCCGGCAGTTCCTTATTTAACGGCGATCATCGTTTTTTCCAATATTGGCGGGACCGCCACGCTCATCGGCGACCCGCCGAACATTATGATCGGTCAAAAAGTCGAGCACCTCGGGTTCAACGATTTTCTCGTCAACTTGGCTCCTGTCGTCATCCTCATATACGCCATTGTAATTGTTTTGTTTTTATTGATCTACCGCCGTTCGTTAAAAACATCCAAAACGAACCGTTTGCGCCTAATGAACGTTGATCCTGCATCGTATTTGCGCAAAGGCCCCGCTTTAATGCGGTCGGTGACCGTATTGTTGTTGACGATTTGCGGGTTTCTTTTCCATCCGTTTTTTCATGTTGAATTGGTCACCGTGGCCATGGCCGGCGCGTTGTTGCTTGTCTTGCTTACATACGGACGGATGAACTTGGAATCCGTTTTTCGTTCCGTGGAGTGGATGACGCTTTTGTTCTTCGCGGGGTTGTTCATGTTGGTCGGAGGTTTGCAGGAAGCGGGTGTGATCGATGAGATGGCGAAAAGCATTTTATTTTATACGGAAGGAGACATTCAAAAAACCGCTCTTTTTATTTTATGGGGATCGGGACTGATTTCCGGTTTCGTCGACAACATTCCTTTTGTGGCTGCAATGATTCCGGTCATTCTCGAGTTTCGTGATTACGGCATGATGAATGTGGATCCGCTCTGGTGGGCCCTTTCTCTCGGATCATGTCTCGGCGGCAACGCCACGCTCATCGGTGCCTCGGCAAATGTCATCGTCGCCGGATTGGCAAGCAAACATCGGCAACCGCTGCCATTTTTCCAATTTATGAAAACGGGTTTGCTCGTTGTGTTGTTATCGTTAGTCATATCAAGCATTTACTTGTATTTTCGTTATCTGGTCGATTTTCATTGAGCGCATTTCCATATCCTGCGTAACATGAACTCCCTATCGAGCGGTCACACTAAGGTAAGCGGATCGAAGGGAGGTTTTTTTGTGGACGGCATTTGGACCGTTGTCTTGCGCATCGTTTTCTTGTATTTTTTATTGTTGATCGTGTTTCGCGTCATGGGAAAACGTGAGATCGGGCAGCTGAGTATATTGGATTTCGTCATCTTGATCATGATTGGTGAACTCGCCGTTTTTTCCATCGAAGATCCGAAGACGCCCATGTTGCGATCCATCCTCTCGATCGGCGTTCTCGGCGCTTTGCAAGTCGCGCTGTCCTATCTGTCGTTGAAAAACCAAAAAATCCGCCGCTATACGGACGGAACCCCGACAACGATCATCGACAAAGGAAAAATCGACGAGGAAGAAATGCGAAGGCAACGCTACAATTTCAATGATTTGCTCGTACAGTTGAGGGAGAACAAAGTCCGCGACATCTCGGATGTCGAATTCGCGGTGCTTGAGCCGACGGGAAAGCTTTCCGTATATCAATACAAAGATACGAAAACCGACGACGGCTTGCCTTCGCCTGAGCAAGACGTCGACTTGCCGATGCCGCTCATTTTGGACGGAGAAGTGCAGGAGCAAAATCTGCAAAGATTGCGAAAAACGCCTTTATGGCTCCGCCAGCAATTGCGAGATCTAGGCTATAAAGACGTGAAGGCGATTTCGTATTGCTCAATGCAGCGGGACGGATCTTTGTTCATCGACATGAAGGACGAAAAGTGACCGGTCCGTTACGCCTTGAAGAATTTCGTGCCCCATTTGCCGATGAGAGGAAGCTGGGCAACGTCGTCTTTTCGAATGACGCCGAAGAGAACGATGAGCAAAAAGTAAACGATCGTCACGACGAAGATGAGCGTAAGTGTTCTCGGCAGCAATTCGACGCCCGTGAGGGCGTAATGCCGCAAATAATAGGCGGTGAAAGCGGTAATGGCAATGCAAATCAGTCCTTTGGCAAAATCGGCAGCGACGAGTGTGTAGCCGACCGACTTAACGACGGTGACGAAATGAAGAAGGGTAACAAGGATGACGTTTACGACATAACCCATCGCAGCTCCGAAGATTTGAAATTCCGGCTGTGAGGCGAGGACGAAAATGGTTGCCATTTTCACTGTTGATCCGAAAACCGTGTTCATCATGGCTGCCTTTGCGTGATTTAACGCTTGTAATGCCGCCTGCAACGGTTGCTGAAAGAAATAAATAAAGAAAAACGGGGCCATCCAGCGCACATAAACGGCAACGTGGGGCACGTCGTACATGAGTTTCATTAACGGTGCCGCAAATTCATACGTAATGACGACAGCCAGTCCTCCGGTAATCATTGACACTTTCATCGCCTGGTGTAAACGGTAGTGAATCTGGTCATACCTATGATGGGCGGCGGCTTCGCTGATCGTCGGCACAAGCGAAACGGACAATGAATACGTGATAAACGTCGGAAGCGTCAAAAAAGAGAGAGCCAGGCCGGCGATTTCCCCGTACAATTTTGTCGCCATCGCTGCTGACACTCCGGCAATCGCTAGACTTTGCGTAATGATGATCGGTTCGAAAAAATGGCCGACTGACCCGATCAAGCGGCTCCCAGTCGCGGGAAGAGCGATGTTCATTAACTCTTTGAACTCTTTGCGTCCGCCTTTTACATAGGACCAAAACCCTTTGCGGATCGGGATTTTCTTCGAGGTTTTGAACATCGTAAACATATAAAATAACGAACCGATTTCGCCGATGACATTGGCGGAAATCGCGCCGGCAGCCGCATAAGCGACGCCGTAAGGCAACAAAGCCGTAGCCAGGATGGCTGAAAAACATACACGAAGCACTTGTTCGATGATTTGCGAGATCCCGAGCGGACTCATGTGACGCCGCCCTTGAAAGTAGCCGCGAAGTACCGAAGATACGGCGACGACAGGAACGATCGGCGATATGGCGAGCAACGGAATCATCACTCGTTCGTCGACAAACACCGTTTTTGCGAGCATCGGCGCGAACAAGATCATCATGCCGGTGAATAACAGGCTGAGCGTTCCTGTCGTTGACAGAGACACGACGAGAATGCGTTTGATCTTGCGGCGGTCGTTGAGCGCTTCCGCTTCGGAAACGAGTTTCGATATCGCAACCGGAAGTCCGATTTGTGTCAACGTCACCGTAAGCAGCAGCGTCGGGAACGCCATTGTAAAGAGGCCGTATCCTTCTTCGCCGATGATGCGCACGATGACAATTTTATTAATGAAGCCGATGATCTTGACGACGATCCCCGCCAGAATGAGGACGAGGGTTCCTTTCAAAAACGATTGTTTCGTCATGAGAGTGATGCCTCCGTCTGAATGATTGCGCCGTTGAAATGTGAAGCCGGTCCACTTCACGGTCTGTAGCATGTATATGCAAAAATGTGGACAAAGCATGACAAGGAATTGCCGGACTTTAATAGAAATCGAATGACAAACGGCAACAAGTTGTCTTATCATGGTAAAATAAACAAGCGGAGGTGTCGGGATGCCTGAATCAGGAGCTTATGATCATTGGAAAGAAAAGTTGGACCCGATCATCAATTTGAAAGTGGATGAGTTCGTGCTGCTCGGCTATGATGAACCGGATCGGGATGAAATTTGGAAATGCGCGGTCGAACGCGTCCATCGGAAACATGGCAAGGAACCGGTCCGGCTGCACGTGTTCGTGAACGAATTCATGGGATTATCGGTGAACGATTACATGAACCGTTTGCGGAAGGAAAGTTTTTTCGGTCCGGATTGGTTTGAAGGGGACAAGCCATTGAAACTGAGTGAATTTGACGAGGCCGGCCGCTGAAAATATAATGGGAATATGTGAGTTTTTGCGGAAAAAAGGGGTTTTGGCAACATGAAAGGGGAACATACGAATGAAAAATAGAAAAGGGAATCTCGTTGCCTTTTTCGTGATTCTTGTATTGCTTGCGGGTATGATCGGCTATACCGCCAATGGAATCATACATGACATTCGGCTCGGACTTGATTTGCAAGGCGGGTTTGAAGTGCTTTACGAAGTGCAACCGGCAGAAAAAGGTCAAAAAATCGACAACGACGTCTTGCAAAGTACGGTAGCTGCCTTAAGGAAACGGATCGACGTGCTTGGCGTGGCCGAGCCGAACATCGATATTGAGGGACGCAACCATATACGGGTCCAGCTTGCGGGCGTAAAGGACCCGGACAAAGCCCGTGAACTGCTGTCCACGGGCGCCCGTATAAGTTTTCGCAACGAACAAGGGAAAAAAGTATTGGACGGTTCCGACCTCGTGCCAGGGAGCGCGAAGGTAAGCTTTGAAAATGGACAGCCCGTTGTCGAGATGAAGATCAAACATCCCGATAAGTTTCAACGGGTTACGAAAAAGCTTTACGGTAAACGTATGGCGATCTGGATGGATTACCAGGAAGGCGATTCGCTTGAGGAAGCGCTGCAAAAGAAACAAAACAACCCGAATGCCGACACACATTTAATTTCGGCACCTGTCGTGCGAGCCGTCTTGAGCAGCACCGCAGTCATTTCGGGTGATTTCAAACTCGATGAAGCGAAGACGCTGGCGCAATTGCTGAATGCGGGCTCGCTGCCGGTGAAACTAAAAGAAATTTATTCGACTTCTGTCGGCGCCGCTTTCGGAAAGAACGCATTGCACCAAACGGTTGTATCTGGGTTGATCGGCATCTTGCTCATCTTTCTTTTCATGTTGTTGTTTTATCGTTTTCCCGGAATCATTGCGGTTATCACGTTATGCGCTTACATGTATCTCGTACTTCTTGTTTATGATTGGATGAATGCCGTGTTAACTTTATCCGGCATTGCCGCATTCGTTCTCGGCGTCGGCATGGCGGTCGATGCAAACGTCATCACGTATGAGAGAATCAAGGAGGAGATCCGTACCGGCAAATCGATTTTGTCTTCGTTCAAGTCCGGGGTGAGACGGTCATTCGTAACGATTCTTGACGCCAACTTGACGACCATCTTGGCGGGAGCGGTTCTGTTTGCCTTTGGGACAAGCTCGGTGAAAGGTTTTGCGGTCATGTTGATCGTCAGCATCCTCGCCAGTTTTATAACCGCGGTATACGGAACACGGTTGTTGCTCGGTTTTTGGGTGAAGAGCCGTGTGTTAGATAAAAAACCGGGGTATTTCGGCGTAAAGGAGAAGGATATCAGTGAGCTTTAAATATGAAAAAGGCAAATTCGATTTCGTCGAACAACGGAACAAGTTTTTCATCTTTTCGGCCGTGCTCATTGTGATCGGCTTTGCGGTATTGGCCGCTAAAGGTTTGAATCTCGGCATCGATTTCACAAGCGGAACGCGAATCGAAATACGAGCGGATCATCCGATTTCCGTAGATAAGATTGAACAGCAATTTCACGAGATGGGGGTTGACCCGGTCAAAATCGTCCCCGCGGGAAAGAACCACAACATTGGATCGGCCCGTTTCGATAAAGTATTGTCGCAAGACAAAGAATTAGAAATTCAAAAGAAATTTCGGGCTATTTACGGATCCGACATTACTGTAAGCAAAGTATCGCCACAAGTTGGGAGAACGCTGGCAAAGAATGCGATGCTTGCCGTCGCGATCGCCTCGATCGGGATTATTATTTATGTGTGGATTCGCTTTGAAATTCTTCAAGGCCTTGCGGCCATCGTCGCTTTGCTGCACGATTCATTTTTTATCGTCGCGGTTTTCAGTTTGTTGCAACTGCAAGTGAATGTCGAGTTTGTCGCGGCGGTGTTGACGATCGTCGGTTATTCGATTAACGACACGATTGTAACGTTCGACCGGATCCGCGAAAACATGCAGAAGGCGAAACGGGTCAAGGGATATAAGGATTTGGCATACATCGTGAATGCGAGCATTTATCAAACGTTGACACGTTCCATTAATACTGTTTTGACCGTTGTCTTGGCGGCAGTTGCGTTGTTGATTTTCGGGAGCGCGGAAATTCGCAACTTTGCATTCGCATTGATGGTCGGTCTCGTCGCGGGAACGTATTCATCTATCTTTATTGCTTCACAGCTTTGGGTCATTTGGAAATCAAAGGCGATGAAACGGAAACACAAAGCTCAACCAAATGAACAGCATGCTTAATCGATCGCCTGCGGATGGTGCCGCAGGTTTTCGTTTCTCTTCGGCGGACGAAGGGAAAACCGATAGGGAGGAGGAGATGCAATGAAAGGTCAATGGGGACTATTGTTTGCTTTGCTGTTTGCTCTTATCGTAGCCGTGTTTGCAGTCATCAACGTCGATGACGTGACGGTCGATTATTTGTTCGGCACTGCTCGCTGGCCGCTCGTCATCGTCATTCTTGCTTCGGCGTTGTCCGGTGCACTTGTTGTCGGAGGATTTGGCATTTACCGCGTGATTCGACTGCAAATGGAAAATCGCAGGCTGAGAAGACAATATGAACAACTTCTTAACGAACGCGAGACGAGAGTAGAGCCATCATTAACCACCGACACTGGCGAGTCTCATTCGAGCGACGATTCAACAAACTCTTAAAAGGAACCTCTTGGCTGTTTTCCAATGCTTCCAACGGACGAAATCTCTTTTGATCATTCGACAAGTTGAAGGTATAATGGAACGGTCAAGAGGTGATTGTATGTTAAAGCCGAAAACGAAATGGCGGACGGTTTCGGAGATGACGAATGAAGCTGAATCGTTAGCAACGACGCTCGGAATCGCTCCGCTCGTGGCACAATTATTGATCAATCGCAGCATGAACACGATTGAACGCGCCGAACGGTTTCTCAACGTGAACGATCAACCGTTCAATGATCCTTTCCTCATGAAAGGAATGCGCGAAACGGTCGACCGCATTCAACAAGCAATCACGAATCAAGAAAAAATTTTGGTATTTGGCGACTATGATGCCGACGGTGTGACGAGCACCGCCATCTTGATGAGCGTTTTGCGTGAAATCGGGGCAAACGCGGACTACTATGTCCCTAATCGATTTACGGAAGGGTACGGTCCGAACGTGCCTGCTTTACATAATGCGAAAGAGGAGCATCAGACACTAGTCATTACGGTGGACACTGGAATATCAGCGATTGATGAAGCCGAAGCCGCGCGTGAACTCGGCCTCGATTTCATCATCACCGATCATCACCAGCCGCCTACGCGGTTGCCAAACGCGTTCAGCATCGTGAATCCTCATCAAGAGGATTGTTTGTATCCATTCAAAGGGCTTTCAGGTGCCGGAGTTGCGTTTAAGCTTGCACACGCGCTGCTCGGACGCGTCCCTGAGCATCTTCTCGATCTAACCGTGGCGGGAACGATCGCCGATCTCGTTCCCCTTGTCGAAGAGAACCGGCTCATTGCCGTTCGCGGGCTTACCCAGCTTGAACATACCGAGCGCCCCGGATTGAGAGCCCTGTTGGACGTGAGCGGGATCGCAGGAAAGAAACTTACCGCAGAAGACGTCGGATTTACGATCGGTCCTCGTTTGAACGCCGTCGGCAGACTGGATTCCGCGACCCCTGCGGTTCGGCTGTTGTTGACCGATAAGGAGGAAGAAGCGGACGAACTGGCGAACGTGCTCGAGGAAACGAACCGGGCAAGAAAAAGGCTCGTCGATGAAATCGCCGATGAGACAATGGAACAAATCGAACGGGAATTTCCGCCCGAGGATCATTGGTTTCTCTTGGCCGCCAAGGAAGGTTGGAATCCTGGCGTAATCGGTATTGTTGCCTCGCGGCTCGTTGAACGCTACCATCGCCCTGCGATTGTCATGAGCATCGATGAAAAGACAGGTTTGGCAAAAGGGTCGGCGCGAAGTATCGAAGGATTCGACATGTATCGCCATTTGGCGCAATGCAGTGATTGTCTTGATGCATTCGGCGGACATCCGATGGCTGCCGGCATGACCGTAAAAAACGACAGGATCGGCGAATTGCGGCGAAGATTGAATGAATTGGCGCGTGAGGGATTGACCGAGGCAGATTTGGTTCCCACAAAACATGTGGATGTCGTTTGCTCGGTCGATGACGTGTCCCTTTCATTGATCGAGCAAATGTCTCGGCTTGAGCCGT
It encodes:
- a CDS encoding DUF421 domain-containing protein, which translates into the protein MDGIWTVVLRIVFLYFLLLIVFRVMGKREIGQLSILDFVILIMIGELAVFSIEDPKTPMLRSILSIGVLGALQVALSYLSLKNQKIRRYTDGTPTTIIDKGKIDEEEMRRQRYNFNDLLVQLRENKVRDISDVEFAVLEPTGKLSVYQYKDTKTDDGLPSPEQDVDLPMPLILDGEVQEQNLQRLRKTPLWLRQQLRDLGYKDVKAISYCSMQRDGSLFIDMKDEK
- the spoVB gene encoding stage V sporulation protein B, which codes for MTKQSFLKGTLVLILAGIVVKIIGFINKIVIVRIIGEEGYGLFTMAFPTLLLTVTLTQIGLPVAISKLVSEAEALNDRRKIKRILVVSLSTTGTLSLLFTGMMILFAPMLAKTVFVDERVMIPLLAISPIVPVVAVSSVLRGYFQGRRHMSPLGISQIIEQVLRVCFSAILATALLPYGVAYAAAGAISANVIGEIGSLFYMFTMFKTSKKIPIRKGFWSYVKGGRKEFKELMNIALPATGSRLIGSVGHFFEPIIITQSLAIAGVSAAMATKLYGEIAGLALSFLTLPTFITYSLSVSLVPTISEAAAHHRYDQIHYRLHQAMKVSMITGGLAVVITYEFAAPLMKLMYDVPHVAVYVRWMAPFFFIYFFQQPLQAALQALNHAKAAMMNTVFGSTVKMATIFVLASQPEFQIFGAAMGYVVNVILVTLLHFVTVVKSVGYTLVAADFAKGLICIAITAFTAYYLRHYALTGVELLPRTLTLIFVVTIVYFLLIVLFGVIRKDDVAQLPLIGKWGTKFFKA
- a CDS encoding post-transcriptional regulator — protein: MPESGAYDHWKEKLDPIINLKVDEFVLLGYDEPDRDEIWKCAVERVHRKHGKEPVRLHVFVNEFMGLSVNDYMNRLRKESFFGPDWFEGDKPLKLSEFDEAGR
- a CDS encoding lipopolysaccharide assembly protein LapA domain-containing protein, with translation MKGQWGLLFALLFALIVAVFAVINVDDVTVDYLFGTARWPLVIVILASALSGALVVGGFGIYRVIRLQMENRRLRRQYEQLLNERETRVEPSLTTDTGESHSSDDSTNS
- the recJ gene encoding single-stranded-DNA-specific exonuclease RecJ, whose protein sequence is MLKPKTKWRTVSEMTNEAESLATTLGIAPLVAQLLINRSMNTIERAERFLNVNDQPFNDPFLMKGMRETVDRIQQAITNQEKILVFGDYDADGVTSTAILMSVLREIGANADYYVPNRFTEGYGPNVPALHNAKEEHQTLVITVDTGISAIDEAEAARELGLDFIITDHHQPPTRLPNAFSIVNPHQEDCLYPFKGLSGAGVAFKLAHALLGRVPEHLLDLTVAGTIADLVPLVEENRLIAVRGLTQLEHTERPGLRALLDVSGIAGKKLTAEDVGFTIGPRLNAVGRLDSATPAVRLLLTDKEEEADELANVLEETNRARKRLVDEIADETMEQIEREFPPEDHWFLLAAKEGWNPGVIGIVASRLVERYHRPAIVMSIDEKTGLAKGSARSIEGFDMYRHLAQCSDCLDAFGGHPMAAGMTVKNDRIGELRRRLNELAREGLTEADLVPTKHVDVVCSVDDVSLSLIEQMSRLEPFGTDNPPPTVWIENARLTQIKKVGSDANHLKAVLSGSETSVDAIGFQWGSIGDELSINAKTSVVGRLQVNEWNGFRKPQIVLEDVSVDHWQLFDFRNERNAASKLAMLPEEKRLYVAFRSDTRDQKRFETLGKPFFCLQEQTVTAEQLCGRYVVLLDVPHNVEAMKKLFQNAAPDRIYAVFHHDATNFFSTLPTRDHFKWLYGLLLQRKTLNLGHHAESLAKQKGWSIETVLFMAEVFEELEFATWKNGILTAADRPQKRELSESQLVKERKRQAEVEHLFCYASSSSLKNWFETILDESEMLEEAVQK
- a CDS encoding ArsB/NhaD family transporter translates to MATIVALSIFLISYTAIITEKMNRAFAACVGGLLMTLTGIVDVDDMLFRYIDWETIVLLFSMMVIVSITSANGVFEFAAVVLAQKVLGKPLPLLFMFASLTALGSAFLDNVTTVLLLVPIVLTITDILALPAVPYLTAIIVFSNIGGTATLIGDPPNIMIGQKVEHLGFNDFLVNLAPVVILIYAIVIVLFLLIYRRSLKTSKTNRLRLMNVDPASYLRKGPALMRSVTVLLLTICGFLFHPFFHVELVTVAMAGALLLVLLTYGRMNLESVFRSVEWMTLLFFAGLFMLVGGLQEAGVIDEMAKSILFYTEGDIQKTALFILWGSGLISGFVDNIPFVAAMIPVILEFRDYGMMNVDPLWWALSLGSCLGGNATLIGASANVIVAGLASKHRQPLPFFQFMKTGLLVVLLSLVISSIYLYFRYLVDFH